One Eleginops maclovinus isolate JMC-PN-2008 ecotype Puerto Natales chromosome 22, JC_Emac_rtc_rv5, whole genome shotgun sequence DNA segment encodes these proteins:
- the LOC134858529 gene encoding NLR family CARD domain-containing protein 3-like, protein MLREKKYSLVELVHHFFSETREAGICSFDQFPVVFIFDGLDECRLSLDFHNNEILTDVTESTSVDVLLTNLIRGKLLPSALLWITTRPAAANRIPPDCVDMVTEVRGFTDPQKEEYFRKRFRGQEQATTIISHIKRSRSLYIMCHIPVFCWISATVLEEVLKTRVGGELPKTLTEMYIHFLVVQSKVKNVKYDGGAEKDPHWSPESWKMIESLGRLAFEQLQKGNLIFYESDLTECGLNIIGTSVYSGVFTQVFREEGGLYQNKVFCFVHLSVQEFLAALHVHLNFINSGVNLLSEYQLTSWLPKVFRDKTNPTHLHHRAVDQALQSPNGHLDLFLCFLLGFSLQTNQKLLRGLLTQTGSSPETNHETVQYIKKKIEEDLSAERSINLFHCLNELNDRSLVEQIQHSLSSGSLSTDNLSPAQWSALVFILLSSEEDLEVFDLKKYFASEEALLRLLPVVKASRKALLSGCNLSERSCEALSSVLSSQSSSLRELDLRSNGLQDLGVKLLSAGLESPHCTLETLRLSGCKLSEGSCEALSSVLSSHSSSLRELDLGSNNLQDSGVKLLSAGLKSPHCTLETLRLSGCNLLEGSCEALSSVLSSQSSSLRELDLGSNDLEDSRVKLLSAGLKSPHCTLETLRMEPGGVRWLRPGLRKYSCGLTPDTNTVNRNLRLSDNNRTVTYVREEIQPYPDHPDRFDSYYPQLMYGDALTGRCYWEVEWRGRVYLSVTYRGISRRGDSDDCLFGWNDQSWSLRCSEVGFDVRHNKTVIHTSSSSSGRVAVYVDCPAGSLSFFIVSSDTLIPLHTFRTTFTDPLYAGFGVCPGSMSLCTL, encoded by the exons AtgctgagagagaaaaagtacAGCTTGGTGGAACTTGTTCATCACTTCTTCAGTGAAACCAGAGAGGCAGGAATCTGCAGCTTTGATCAGTTCCCGGTTGTGTTCATCTTTGACGGTCTGGATGAGTGTCGACTTTCTCTGGACTTCCACAACAATGAGATCCTGACTGATGTCACAGAGTCCACCTCAGTGGATGTGCTGCTGACAAACCTCATCAGGGGGAAGCTGCttccctctgctctcctctggATAACCACACGACCTGCAGCAGCCAATCGGATCCCTCCTGATTGTGTGGACATGGTGACAGAGGTTCGAGGGTTCACTGACCCACAGAAGGAGGAGTACTTCAGGAAGAGATTCAGAGGTCAGGAGCAGGCCACCACAATCATCTCCCACATCAAGAGATCGAGAAGCCTCTACATCATGTGCCACATCCCAGTCTTCTGCTGGATCTCTGCTACAGTTCTGGAGGAGGTGTTGAAAACCCGAGTGGGAGGAGAGCTGCCCAAGACCCTGACTGAGATGTACATCCACTTCCTGGTGGTTCAGTCCAAAGTGAAGAACGTTAAGTATGATGGAGGAGCTGAGAAAGATCCACACTGGAGTCCAGAGAGCTGGAAGATGATCGAGTCTCTGGGAAGACTAGCTTTTGAGCAGCTACAGAAAGGCAACCTGATCTTCTATGAATCCGACCTGACAGAGTGTGGCCTCAATATCATAGGAAcctcagtgtactcaggagtgTTCACACAGGTCTTTAGAGAGGAGGGAGGACTGTACCAGAACAAGGTGTTCTGCTTCGTCCATCTGAGCGTTCAGGAGTTTTTGGCTGCTCTTCATGTCCATCTGAACTTTATCAACTCTGGGGTCAACCTGCTGTCAGAATATCAATTAACCTCCTGGCTGCCGAAAGTCTTCAGAGACAAAACTAACCCAACACATCTCCACCACAGAGCTGTGGACCAGGCCTTACAGAGTCCAAACGGACACCTGGACTTgttcctctgcttcctcctgGGTTTTTCACTGCAGACCAATCAGAAACTCCTACGAGGCCTGctgacacagacaggaagtagccCAGAGACTAACCATGAAACAGTCCAGTACATCAAGAAGAAGATAGAAGAGGATCTGTCTGCAGAGAGAAGCATCAACCTGTTCCACTGTCTTAATGAACTGAATGATCGTTCTCTAGTGGAGCAGATCCAACATTCCCTGAGTTCAGGAAGTCTCTCCACAGATAATCTGTCTCCTGCTCAGTGGTCAGCTCTGGTCTTCATCTTACTGTCATCAGAAGAAGACCTTGAGGTGTTTGATCTGAAGAAATACTTTGCTTCAGAGGAGGCTCTTCTGAGGCTGCTGCCAGTGGTCAAAGCCTCCAGGAAGGCTCT TCTGAGTGGTTGTAACCTCTCAGAGAGAAGCTGTGAAGCTCTGTCCTCAGTACTCAGCTCCCAGTCCTCTAGTCTGAGAGAACTGGACCTGAGGAGCAACGGCCTGCAGGATTTAGGAgtgaagctgctgtctgctggactggAGAGTCCCCACTGTACCCTGGAGACTCTCAG ATTGAGTGGCTGTAAGCTGTCAGAGGGAAGCTGTGAAGCTCTTTCCTCAGTGCTCAGCTCCCATTCCTCTAGTCTGAGAGAGTTGGACCTGGGGAGCAACAACTTGCAGGATTCAGGGgtgaagctgctgtctgctggactgAAGAGTCCACACTGTACTCTGGAGACTCTCAG ACTGAGTGGCTGTAACCTGTTGGAGGGAAGCTGTGAAGCTCTGTCCTCAGTCCTCAGCTCCCAGTCCTCTAGTCTGAGAGAGCTAGACCTGGGGAGCAATGATTTGGAGGATTCACGAgtgaagctgctgtctgctggactgAAGAGTCCACACTGTACTCTGGAGACTCTCAG GATGGAGCCTGGTGGAGTCCGTTGGTTGAGACCTGGTCTGAGGAAGT ATTCCTGTGGACTCACacctgacacaaacacagtcaacCGAAACCTCAGACTGTCTGACAACAACAGGACGGTGACATATGTGAGAGAGGAGATACAGCCATATCCTGATCATCCAGACAGATTTGACTCCTACTATCCACAGCTGATGTATGGAGATGCTCTGACTGGTCGCTGTTACTGGGAGGTTGAGTGGAGAGGAAGGGTTTATTTATCAGTGACTTACAGAggaatcagcaggagaggagacagtgaCGACTGTCTGTTTGGATGGAATGATCAATCCTGGAGTCTGAGATGCTCTGAGGTTGGCTTTGATGTCAGGCATAATAAGACAGTAAtacacacctcctcctcctcctctggtagAGTAGCAGTGTATGTGGATTGTCCTGCTGGCTCTCTGTCCTTCTTCATAGTCTCCTCTGACACACTGATCCCCCTCCACACCTTCAGAACCACATTTACTGACCCTCTTTATGCTGGGTTTGGAGTTTGTCCTGGATCAATGTCTCTGTGTACTCTGTAG